Part of the Selenomonadales bacterium genome is shown below.
GATGTTACCTACGCCGACGGTTGCCGCCACAGCGGTAGACAGCGCCTGGAAGGGTGTAATTTCGGTCGCGGAGGTCTCCTGTTTCTCGAACACCTTCATAATAGTATTTTTAAGTGCAAAGCCGATATGCGTTACTTGGAGGAAGTTCACCTTAAGCGTCAGGTAGATGCCTGTTCCGACAATCAACACTAGAATCGGAGGTCCCCATACGATGCCGTTCAGCCAGTTGTTAAACGCCATTAGTTGTTCCACGTTGCCTCTCCTTTCACTTGTTGAAACTGTCGACTTCTGCGCGCCGCTACTTCAGTTCCTGCATGAATCACCCCCGCTTTCGGTATTGGACAAACTATAAGGACACCTCTAGTATACCCATCCTGTCTGAAAGTTGCAACTTGCCAGTCTGGTTAGGTGGTTACCTGCTTCTTAACAGACGCTTCAACTTCGTGGCCGTTAACTTCCAACATGCGCGTGAACGCATCTGCGAGCGGCTCGCTAGTTATGTGCGTCGCAAGAACTTCATCCTGCACATACGCACACCATTTGTCGACCGCAGCAGTGACGTTAAGGTCGCCGCTAAGCGACAGCACGATTTTGTCGTCTACCTCAAAACCTGCGTCCTTGCGCATGGCCTGCAGCTTGCTCACTAACTCGCGCACTAAGCCTTCTTCGACTAGTTCCGGCGTAAGCGTAAGGTCCATAATCACGGTTAGGCCGGCTAAGGATTCGGCTTGGAACCCTGCGCGCTCCTGCGCGCGGATATCTAATTCCGTTTGCTCTAGCCTCACCGGCTGACCATCTAGCAAGACCTCTAGGGGCCTGCCTTGCGTCACCGCCTCAGCTAAGACAACCTGGTCAACGCCTGCAAGCAGCTTAGCAAGCCTTTGCACATTCTGGCCGAAACGCGGGCCAAGCAAACGGAAGTTTGGTTTTACGCTGTAGGTTACAAAGCGAGTCGTATCCTCTGCCGCAGACACTGCCTTGACGTTAAGTTCATCTTGAACAAGGGCTAAGATTTCGCCCCTAAGCGGCGCTACACCCGGCTTAACGAAATAAAGCTTCCCTACCGGTTGGCGCACCTTTACATTGGCGTGGCTCCGCACCGCGCGCCCAAGCGAGACGATATCGCGCGCGAGCGACATTTCTGCTACTAACACGGCATCGATCATCGTTTCGTCAGCTACGGGGTAGCTCTGCATATGAACACTGGCGGGCGCCTCGTGGTCTACAGTGACAACTAGGTTCTGGTAAAGCTCTTCACTGACAAACGGGGTAAAGGGCGCCATTAGCTTGGTCAATGTCACTAGCGTCTCGTAAAGAGTGAGATAGGCGGCGGCCTTGTCCGCATCCATCGCGCCTTTCCAGAAGCGGCGGCGGTTGCGGCGCACGTACCAGTTGCTTAGCTCATCCACAAACTCGTCGATAGCACGCGTAGCGGTCATGCTGTTAAAGACATCTAAGCCTGCGCGCACTTCCTTGATTGTGTTGTTGAGCTTGGCCAAAAGCCAGCGGTCAATAAGCGGGCGTTCGTAAGCAGGAATGTCTGCGTCTTTGGGGTCGAAGCCGTCAATATTGGCGTAGAGCACAAAGAAGGAGTAGACGTTCCAAAGCGTACCTAAGACGCGCCTTTGGTGCTCCTGCATGGCCTCCATAGAGAAGCGCTTGGTGTACCAGGGCGGGTTGACCGTATAGATAAACCACCTGAGGCCATCCGCCCCGACAACCTTAAAGGCGTCCCAAGGGTCAAAGCGGTTACCGCGCGACTTGCTCATCTTCTTGCCGTGTTCATCTAAGCCCATTTCGGTCGAAACGACGTTAAGATATGGCGAGCGCCCAAAAGTGAACGTAGAGATGGCGAGCAAGGTATAGAACCAGCCGCGCGTTTGGTCGATGCCTTCGCAGATATAGTCCGCGGGGAAGCTCTCTTCGAACAGCGTTTGGTTCTCGAAGGGATAGTGCCACTGCGCAAAGGGCATGCTGCCGGAGTCGTACCAGCAGTCGAGCACTTCGCCGACACGCTTCATTTGCCCGCCGCACTTCGCGCACGAAAGAAGCACATCGTCGATGTAGGGCCTGTGTAAGTCCAGCTCATCCGGTAAGTTAAGCGCGAGGCTGCGCAGCTCCTCGAGGCTCCCGACGCAGTGGTCGTAGCCGCACTCACAGCGCCAAATAGGCAACGGGGTGCCCCAATAACGCTCGCGACTGATGGCCCAGTCCACGATGTTCTCAAGGAAGTTGCCGAAGCGCCCGGCTCGCAGATGCTCGGGGAACCAGTTGATGGTGTTGTTATTGGCGAGCATTTGCTCTTTAAGCGCGGTCATGCGGATAAACCACGAGCTTCTGGCGTAGTAAAGGAGCGGAGTGTCGCAGCGCCAGCAGAAGGGATAGTTGTGGGTGCAACGCCCGGCATCATAAAGCAGGCCTTGTTCCTCAAGGTACTTAATGATATGGGGGTCGGCGTCCTTAACAAATAGCCCCTGCCATTCGCCGACGTCGCCGGTAAAGCGGCCGGACGCGTCAACCGGATTTACTGTCGGCAAATTAAGCTGGCTCGCCAAGCGGCTGTCATCTTCGCCAAATGCGGGTGCGGCGTGGACAATGCCTGTACCGTCGGTGGTAGTAACGAAATCGCCGGCTACCACATAGTGCACTTCGTAGCCCTTTAAGCTTGGCAAGGCGTAAGGAGGACGGTACTTAGTGCCGACAAGCTCCTTGCCGGAAAAAGTCTCTACGACCTCGTACTCTCCTTGCAGCACTGCCAGACAATTCTTTGCTAAAATGAGCTCTTCGCCGCGGTGCTTTACCAGTACATATTCAATGTCGGCCCCCACTACTAACATAACGTTACTTGGCAGTGTCCACGGAGTAGTAGTCCAGACGAGGAACGACCTTCCCGCGACGTCTGCCAGCGGAAAGCGCACAAAAACCGAAGGGTCTTCAACTTCTTCGTAGCCTTGTGCTACTTCATGGCTCGAGAGCGACGTGCCACAGCGCGAGCAATACGGCAGCACCTTAAACCCTTGATAGAGTAGCCCCTTATCCCACGCTTGGCGCAGCGACCACCACACCGACTCGATGTACTCATTTTTGTACGTGACATAGGGGTTATCCATATCCAACCAAAAACCTAGGCGCTCGGTAAGCTTTTGCCACTCCTGTTCGTACTTAAACACGCTGGCGCGACACGCCTCAATAAAGGCCGTGACGCCATAGGCCTCGATATCGGGCTTACCTTTGATGCCTAGCTCTTTCTCGACTTCAAGCTCTACCGGCAGACCGTGTGTATCCCACCCTGCTTTGCGGCGCACTAAGTAGCCGTCCATAGTCTTGTAGCGAGGAATAAGATCCTTCATAGAGCGGGCCATGGCGTGCCCGATATGCGGCAAACCGTTAGCCGTAGGCGGCCCCTCGTAGAACACATAACGCGGGCTGTCTTCGCGCCTGGCCTGAGTCTTTTCAAACACTTTTTCCTGCCGCCAAAACTCGAGGATGCTCTCTTCCATCGCCGGAAAATCTACTTTGCTCGGTACTTTCTTAAACATGGGGGACCTCCTTTGTGGGGGTGTTGCTTGTCGCTTGTCGCTTGTGGCTTGGGGAGTGCCACCGCCCGCCAGCCGCCAGGCTTGAGGCGTGAGGCTTGAGGCGTGAGGGGAGCGGACTGTGTGCCGTAAGCCGTCAGCCCGTTGCGAGAGCGCTCTACTGGGCACTGAGCACGGAGCACGGAGCACGCGCAAAAAACCCCCGCTCCATAAGGAACGAGGGTTGCCCGCGGTACCATCCTTGTTGGCCCCATACGAGGCCCAACTCTATGCGTTAACGCCGCCAACGGAACCTTCTTAGAGGTGATATCCGCACGACGCCCACCGCCGGGTCGCACCTACCCCCGGCTCTCTGTGGCGGCAATCAATCGCGCAGCAGGTCCTCATCACAGAAGTTGCATCAAAACTTTGCCTCATCATAGCATGTGGCAGTGGGATGTGCAAGCCGCATGTTGTGAGCTGTGAGCCGTGGGAAATCATGAATCGCGAATCATGAATCATGTACTGCAGACACGGGGGTGGCCTTCGGCTGTGAGCCGTGAGCCGTAAGTTGCCCGCCACGACACCACTCTACTGGGCACTAGGCACTGGGCACTGAGCACGGAGCACGGAGCACGAAGCACGGAGCACGAAGCACGCGCCCTCGCCTCGCTCCCCTACTGCGTCTGATACCAGCCTTTTTTCTGCATGAACTGGAAGATAGCAAAGGCGTGGTCTTGCTCTTCTTTCTGGATGTGGTTCAGGGTCTGCCGCAGCTGCTGATTGCTTGACTCAAAGACGGCGCTGTCGTACATGTCGGAAACTGCCTTCTCAGTAGTCAGCAGGTCGTTACAGATTTGCTCTTCGGAGAGGCCGCCCTGGCCGGTGTACTGGGTATGGCTCGCCACCATGGTCGTCGCATCGGTGTTCCCTGTACTGCCCATACCGCTCAAGCGTTGCGTCATCGAACCACCCTGACCGGCGCGCGTTGAACCGCCGCCTGTGGTCGTCTGTTGCGCCTGCGTTGTCTGCGAAGTCATGTCCGGAATGCGACCCTGGAGTATTTGCTGCACGGTGTGAAGGTGATTGGTTTCCTGTTGCCCGGCGCGCTTAAAGATCTGCTTTAGTTCCGGGTCGGAAACTGCCTCGGTGTAGTGGTTGTACTTGGCGATACACAGCTCTTCGTGATGTTTGGCGTCGGTGAGATACATGCGCTCTTTTTGTGTCAACTGCAAGCTAGGTCCCTCCTTGTTTTTGCTACAAGAGAAGTGTGCCCGAAGGACCTCTGCATTATGATAAGTCACGCAAGTCACAATCCCAAAATGGCGTCAGCAAGCTGTGCGGGAGTTAGGCTGTAAGCGCGGTATTGCTGTTTGAGCAAACGACTCTGCTCGTAGTAGGCTAGGCAGCTGTCCTGCAAGCGCGAAAAGTAGGACTCTATCTCTTGCTCGTTGCCAAGTGAGCGCAGCCATCTTGCCCACATCGGCGGGCGCTCCGGTATAGTCGCAAGTATGTTCTTAAGAAGTGACTCCGGCGGGTGATGCAATAGTATTAGCCTTGCCCCAAGTTCGCACAGAGCAGCGTCAATGTCCAAAAAAGGCGCAAAATCGCCGACCTGTGCCGCATGGGTTAGATGAAAACGCTCAATAATCACTAGCGGTTCGACGGCGCGGTTGCCCCTAAAGCGCGAGCCTGCATAGCGCTTATGCAGTTGGCGAGCTAGGCCTAAGTGTTCTGTAAGCAGCGCCTGTCTATCTAAAACACTAGGCGAGGTCAGCTCTAAGACGCGCTCCGTATAGTGCTCGGAAAGCATTACTTTAGTCGGCCGCTCTTGCCAAAAGGGAGTTTCCTCTATAGCTTTAACGAGGAGAGTCTTGCCGGTGGCCACTACGCCCTCGATTATAACAACGGCCATCTCTACTTAGTGCTCTGCGCCGACAGACGACAGCCGCGCGGCAGCGAGCACGAGTGCGACGAAAAACCCTGTAGCTACGGCAATGCCGATGTATTCCGCCACTGTACGGCTAAGCACGAAGCCGGAAAAACCCCCGCAGGCAAAGCCTAAATGTTTGGCGAAAATGTAGCCCGCCTGCCGCCACTTGTTATGGGCAAAGGCCAGTCCCATGTCGGTGAGGTCGCCGGTAAAATGCGTAGTGCGCCCGAGCGCCGTCTGGCTGGTTACCGAGTTCTGCAAACCCATAGCTAAAGCTAAGAGATAAGCCATCAGGTAACGCACAGGGAAGTACAGGTCTTTGGGCGTAGCTGTTACCCGTGAGACGTAGAGCAACAAGCAGACACAGGCCAGTGGAATCACGGGAACCAATAGACTCCGCGTAAGACCGAGGCGTGGCAATAGCTTGCCGCCCAAAAAGGTTCCCATAACAAAGATGTAGACTATCCCTACGACCAAAAGGCCATGCGCGGGGTTAGTCACTAAATCCCGTATCATGTTATTGACGCGTCCGGTCAGATGCGACACTCTGTCAAAGACAATGGCATTCGTGGCAATGCCGTTAATTGTCCCGGCCGTGAGCGACATTAACGTGCCGATGGTCACTAGATACGTGTAGTTGGCGAGAATTCCCCATGAGCTAACCTGTGCGTTCTGCTGCATACACATCCTCCTAAGGCCGCAAATGCGGCTAGCGAAGGATTCGCCATTAAGACGAGGAATCCTGCAAATGCAGCGTGTCTCCGAGCCGAATGCCGAGACGTGCAACTTCCCCGACACTTAGCTCTAACGCGTGGTGAGCCTGCGGGTTGTGCCCGGTAAAACGCCAAGGCGCTAAGTGCAAGACTACCCCCACCACGCGAAAATCTGCATCGAGAAAGACTACGTCGAGTGGAAAGCGCATAAAGCAGGTGTGTACGCTGCGGCAAGGCGTAAGTAAGAGCCCCCCGAGCGGGGCCATGCCGGCGCGAAACATAAGCCCAACGAGACGCGCTAAGAAAGTACCAGCTCGCTTGACGGTAAGGTGGTGCGTCGTCGGTCCCTGCGCTCGCGCCATAACTCTCACATCCCGGTTAGCCCGGCAAGCATCTGCAGGAGTGCCGGGCCGAGTAGCACAATAAACAGAGTGGGGAAAATAAAGAAGACGAGCGGGAAAAGCATTTTTATGGGCGCTTTGAGGGCCATTTCCTCGGCACGCTGTCTCCGCCTCTGCCTAAGACTCTCCGACTGCAACTTCAGAACTTTGCTGATGCTGACACCGAGCTGGTCGGCCTGAATAATGGTGCTGACAAACGCGCGCAGCTCCTCTACGCCGGTCCTATCTGCTAGAGCCTTAAGCGCATCGCGGCGGGCGACACCCATTTTTATCTCGTGCAGAACTTGCCCTAGCTCAGACGGCAGCGGGCCCTTCATCTTTTCGGTGACTTTCATAAGTGCGCTGTCAAACCCTAGGCCTGCGTTTACGCTGACCGTCAACAGATCTAAGACATCCGGCAAGGCGCGCACGATACGCGTGTGCCGCTCTGCCTGACGTTGCCTGAGCACGAGCTCCGGCAGGCCGGCACTCACTACCCCCCCTGCGAAACTCGCGGCTAGCACGGTTAGCGTAGACTCTGCACGCAGCCAGGCCACGAACGCAAAGAGGCATGCTCCGCAGGCGCCTGCCACCATGTACCACCCCGCGAACTGCTCCGCCGTAATCTCAAGCCCGGCAGCGCGCACCCGTCTAGCCAGCGCAGTTCGCAGCGCCTGCGGCGCCCATGACTGCAGCATCTTCCCCACCGCCTGTAGAAGGGGCGCTACAATGCGCTCGTAGAGCGGCCGTTGCAGCGGCGAGGCTTCGCCTTCCTGTACACGCTCTAACCTAAGCTCCGTCACTGCCAGGAGACGCCTTTCCACACGCAAGCGTGCCTGAAACAAGTAGCTTAGGGCGAGCAGGCCCACGGCGAAGATAAGTAACGCAACTAAGAGCGATAGCTGTAAGGCCATAGTCTCACTCCTACACGTCAATGCGAATAATACGGCTGATGACGACCATGCCAATAACCTGCGAGACTATCCCCATAGCAAGCATCATTAGCCCGAGCGGTTCCGTCCACAGCAAACGCACATAACTAGGGTTGATAACGCTAAACATGCCAAACAGCCCAAAAGGCAGCATGGCAATAACAATGCCCGACAGCCTGCCCTGCGCCGTCAACGTTCGCACTTGAGCCTTCATGCGCTGTCGCTCGCGAATCGTGCTGGCTATGTTGTCGAGAACGCCGGCGAGGTCGCCGCCGACCTGCCGCTGAATAAGCACGGCGGTGGCCACGAGGTCCATATCGCCGCTCGGCAGGCGCGTCACTAGACTTTGCCAAGCGTCGTCCATATTTACGCCGAGGCTTATTTCGCGCAAGGTGCGCCGCATTTCGGTACTGATCGGCGGCGCGAGGTCTCGCCCCGCCAGCTCCATGGCCTGCATCAGGCTGTTGCCCGCGCGCATAGCGTTAGCGGCAAAGGCTAAGAAGTCCCCTAGTTGCTCTTCCGCGGCGCGCAAGCGCTTGCTAAGGTGCATCTGCAACATATAGCCCGGCACCAAATAGCCAATAATTCCCCCGAGCAACCCGCCTAGCGCTCCCGCGAGCGCTACTCCTAACGCTAGCCCCAAACACGTGCTTAAGCCAATTGCCCCGGCCATCTCTTCGCCGCGCAAGGGAATGCCCGCCCGCTCAAGTATGGGCGCGTAGCGCAGCGCCAGTTGCCGCAACGCGAAGCGCGTCAAAAAAATGCGCGACATAAGTGCCCTACCGCGAGGCTTGCTCATGCCTGGCCTTTCGGTGCGTCCCTCAAGGCTGTAGCCGCGCAGACGCAGACTTACGCGGTGGCGTCGGTTGTGCCAAACACGCACCGCCGCCACTAAGATGAGCCCGAGGACAGCCGATACCAACAAAGCAATAAACGCAGTCACACTTATCCCCCCCGCGGCAAAAACAAGTCTGCCGGCAACCCGATGCCCGACTCCAGCAGTTTCTTGGCGAAATTGGGCCTGATCCCGGTAGGCTTAAACTCACCCGCGACGCGACCCGCGGCGTCTTTACCGTCCTGTGTATAGAGGAAAATGTCCTGCAGGGTAATGATATCTCCTTCCATGCCCACTACCTCGCAGATATGAGTAACCTTGCGGCTGCCGTCGCGAAAGCGGCTTTGCTGTACGATTACGTCTATGGCCGAGGCTATCTGTTCGCGAATGGCGCGCACGGGCAAATCCATCCCCGCCATTAAGACCATAGTCTCTAAGCGCGACAGCATATCGCGCGGGGTGTTAGCATGCCCGGTCGTAAGCGAGCCGTCGTGCCCTGTGTTCATAGCCTGCAGCATGTCTAGTGCTTCGCCGCCTCGCACTTCGCCAATAACCACGCGGTTTGGGCGCATGCGCAGGGAGTTACGCACTAAGTCCCTGATGCTGACCGCGCCTTTGCCCTCAATATTTGGCGGCCGCGCCTCCAAAGTCACGACATGTTCCTGCTTTAGCTGTAGCTCCGCGGCATCTTCAATTGTCACGATGCGCTCATCCGGGGGAATAAAGGACGAAAGGCAGTTTAGCGTCGTGGTCTTGCCGCTGCCAGTGCCGCCCGATACTACGATGTTAAGCCGGCCTAAGACGCAAGCCTCAAGAAACTTGGCCATGCTTGGACTAAGCGTGCCAAAGCCAATCAACGAATCGATTGTCAGGGGGTCGCGGCTAAATTTGCGAATGGTTAACGCAGGCCCCCGCAAAGCTAACGGCGGGATGATGGCGTTAACGCGCGAGCCGTCTGGGAGTCGCGCATCGACCATCGGCGAGCTCTCGTCGATGCGTCGCCCGAGCGGAGCCACGATTTTTTCGATGACCTGAATAACGTGCGCATCGTCGCGAAAGGCGACGTCGCAAGCTTCGAGCCTTCCCTTGCGCTCCACGAAGACCTGCCGCGCGCTGTTGACCATTATTTCGCTGACCTCGTCATCATTGAGCAGTGCGGTAATGGGGCCAAACCCGGTGATTTCGTCGGTAAGCCTTTGTACGATGCGCAAACGGTCTTGCCGGCTCATCACTAGCCCGCTTTCGCCCAAACACCGCTCGGTGATTTCGGCAATACTCGCCTTGAGCTCAATCTCTTGCTCTGCATCACGCAGGAGCTCCGGCTTGACCTCACGCACAATCGCCTGATGAATGGTCGTAAGCAAAGCGCGCTCAGGGTCGTTAGGCAGGACGGCGACGCCCCGTTTGCCACCGGTTTGAGCCGTCGGTCGCTCGGCACCGCTCTCTAGACGCTTTAACAGTGACATTACTTCGCTTGGCGGCGCCGCCAGAGGCTAACCGCTTCCTCCCCTCGCTGTTTTGGCGCGATGTGCTCATTGACGAGTTCGCGATAGCGCTTTGCTAATTTGCTGTCCGGTTGGTCTAGCGCAATCGGCGTACCGCGATTAGCAGAGAGCATGGCGGGGATATCGTCGTGGTGAATGTAGAAGTCTACTTTGCGCGAAAGCGCGGCCTCGAGGTCGCCAAAGCGAATGCCGTAGTCGTAC
Proteins encoded:
- a CDS encoding DUF192 domain-containing protein, with amino-acid sequence MARAQGPTTHHLTVKRAGTFLARLVGLMFRAGMAPLGGLLLTPCRSVHTCFMRFPLDVVFLDADFRVVGVVLHLAPWRFTGHNPQAHHALELSVGEVARLGIRLGDTLHLQDSSS
- a CDS encoding DUF1275 domain-containing protein — its product is MQQNAQVSSWGILANYTYLVTIGTLMSLTAGTINGIATNAIVFDRVSHLTGRVNNMIRDLVTNPAHGLLVVGIVYIFVMGTFLGGKLLPRLGLTRSLLVPVIPLACVCLLLYVSRVTATPKDLYFPVRYLMAYLLALAMGLQNSVTSQTALGRTTHFTGDLTDMGLAFAHNKWRQAGYIFAKHLGFACGGFSGFVLSRTVAEYIGIAVATGFFVALVLAAARLSSVGAEH
- a CDS encoding isoleucine--tRNA ligase, with product MFKKVPSKVDFPAMEESILEFWRQEKVFEKTQARREDSPRYVFYEGPPTANGLPHIGHAMARSMKDLIPRYKTMDGYLVRRKAGWDTHGLPVELEVEKELGIKGKPDIEAYGVTAFIEACRASVFKYEQEWQKLTERLGFWLDMDNPYVTYKNEYIESVWWSLRQAWDKGLLYQGFKVLPYCSRCGTSLSSHEVAQGYEEVEDPSVFVRFPLADVAGRSFLVWTTTPWTLPSNVMLVVGADIEYVLVKHRGEELILAKNCLAVLQGEYEVVETFSGKELVGTKYRPPYALPSLKGYEVHYVVAGDFVTTTDGTGIVHAAPAFGEDDSRLASQLNLPTVNPVDASGRFTGDVGEWQGLFVKDADPHIIKYLEEQGLLYDAGRCTHNYPFCWRCDTPLLYYARSSWFIRMTALKEQMLANNNTINWFPEHLRAGRFGNFLENIVDWAISRERYWGTPLPIWRCECGYDHCVGSLEELRSLALNLPDELDLHRPYIDDVLLSCAKCGGQMKRVGEVLDCWYDSGSMPFAQWHYPFENQTLFEESFPADYICEGIDQTRGWFYTLLAISTFTFGRSPYLNVVSTEMGLDEHGKKMSKSRGNRFDPWDAFKVVGADGLRWFIYTVNPPWYTKRFSMEAMQEHQRRVLGTLWNVYSFFVLYANIDGFDPKDADIPAYERPLIDRWLLAKLNNTIKEVRAGLDVFNSMTATRAIDEFVDELSNWYVRRNRRRFWKGAMDADKAAAYLTLYETLVTLTKLMAPFTPFVSEELYQNLVVTVDHEAPASVHMQSYPVADETMIDAVLVAEMSLARDIVSLGRAVRSHANVKVRQPVGKLYFVKPGVAPLRGEILALVQDELNVKAVSAAEDTTRFVTYSVKPNFRLLGPRFGQNVQRLAKLLAGVDQVVLAEAVTQGRPLEVLLDGQPVRLEQTELDIRAQERAGFQAESLAGLTVIMDLTLTPELVEEGLVRELVSKLQAMRKDAGFEVDDKIVLSLSGDLNVTAAVDKWCAYVQDEVLATHITSEPLADAFTRMLEVNGHEVEASVKKQVTT
- a CDS encoding type II secretion system F family protein produces the protein MALQLSLLVALLIFAVGLLALSYLFQARLRVERRLLAVTELRLERVQEGEASPLQRPLYERIVAPLLQAVGKMLQSWAPQALRTALARRVRAAGLEITAEQFAGWYMVAGACGACLFAFVAWLRAESTLTVLAASFAGGVVSAGLPELVLRQRQAERHTRIVRALPDVLDLLTVSVNAGLGFDSALMKVTEKMKGPLPSELGQVLHEIKMGVARRDALKALADRTGVEELRAFVSTIIQADQLGVSISKVLKLQSESLRQRRRQRAEEMALKAPIKMLFPLVFFIFPTLFIVLLGPALLQMLAGLTGM
- a CDS encoding sodium:alanine symporter family protein: MEQLMAFNNWLNGIVWGPPILVLIVGTGIYLTLKVNFLQVTHIGFALKNTIMKVFEKQETSATEITPFQALSTAVAATVGVGNI
- a CDS encoding spore coat protein, encoding MYLTDAKHHEELCIAKYNHYTEAVSDPELKQIFKRAGQQETNHLHTVQQILQGRIPDMTSQTTQAQQTTTGGGSTRAGQGGSMTQRLSGMGSTGNTDATTMVASHTQYTGQGGLSEEQICNDLLTTEKAVSDMYDSAVFESSNQQLRQTLNHIQKEEQDHAFAIFQFMQKKGWYQTQ
- a CDS encoding type II secretion system F family protein, with amino-acid sequence MTAFIALLVSAVLGLILVAAVRVWHNRRHRVSLRLRGYSLEGRTERPGMSKPRGRALMSRIFLTRFALRQLALRYAPILERAGIPLRGEEMAGAIGLSTCLGLALGVALAGALGGLLGGIIGYLVPGYMLQMHLSKRLRAAEEQLGDFLAFAANAMRAGNSLMQAMELAGRDLAPPISTEMRRTLREISLGVNMDDAWQSLVTRLPSGDMDLVATAVLIQRQVGGDLAGVLDNIASTIRERQRMKAQVRTLTAQGRLSGIVIAMLPFGLFGMFSVINPSYVRLLWTEPLGLMMLAMGIVSQVIGMVVISRIIRIDV
- a CDS encoding CpaF family protein; the protein is MSLLKRLESGAERPTAQTGGKRGVAVLPNDPERALLTTIHQAIVREVKPELLRDAEQEIELKASIAEITERCLGESGLVMSRQDRLRIVQRLTDEITGFGPITALLNDDEVSEIMVNSARQVFVERKGRLEACDVAFRDDAHVIQVIEKIVAPLGRRIDESSPMVDARLPDGSRVNAIIPPLALRGPALTIRKFSRDPLTIDSLIGFGTLSPSMAKFLEACVLGRLNIVVSGGTGSGKTTTLNCLSSFIPPDERIVTIEDAAELQLKQEHVVTLEARPPNIEGKGAVSIRDLVRNSLRMRPNRVVIGEVRGGEALDMLQAMNTGHDGSLTTGHANTPRDMLSRLETMVLMAGMDLPVRAIREQIASAIDVIVQQSRFRDGSRKVTHICEVVGMEGDIITLQDIFLYTQDGKDAAGRVAGEFKPTGIRPNFAKKLLESGIGLPADLFLPRGG